In a single window of the Helicobacter sp. MIT 99-5507 genome:
- a CDS encoding HlyD family secretion protein: MNRKALDLFKVISIGIIIAIIAIWLVFSFYLAHKPKSSFLQGQIEATQYSISSKVAGRVGEIFVKKGDFIKEGELAYSIFSPELDAKIKQAQAGYKAAQALSEETNKGVRVENVESAKDLYEAAKAMAELAEKTYLRIQNLYDSGVVSLQKRDEAETNYKSAKSNEDVAYQQYKIALDGATKETKEALRQKELAALGTLDEVESYAKDTQAFSPISGEVSNVLLHTNELAPSGFPVVLVVDINNAYLRFSVREDKLERFKIGSEFEGFIPALNKNVKFKVRYISLLGEFAVWKAANKDKSYDMKSYEVEASFVEKIDGFRVGMSVLIPQD, encoded by the coding sequence ATAAATAGGAAAGCTCTTGATTTATTTAAAGTTATAAGTATTGGTATTATTATCGCAATCATTGCAATTTGGCTTGTTTTTAGCTTTTATTTGGCACATAAGCCAAAATCATCTTTTTTGCAAGGACAAATAGAAGCTACTCAATATAGTATTTCATCAAAAGTGGCAGGAAGAGTTGGTGAAATATTTGTTAAAAAAGGTGATTTTATAAAAGAAGGTGAGTTAGCTTATAGTATTTTTAGTCCTGAATTAGATGCAAAAATAAAACAAGCACAAGCTGGATATAAAGCAGCACAAGCATTAAGCGAGGAGACAAATAAGGGTGTTAGGGTAGAGAATGTAGAATCTGCAAAAGATTTATATGAAGCAGCAAAGGCTATGGCAGAACTTGCAGAAAAAACATATCTTAGAATCCAAAATCTCTATGATAGTGGTGTTGTAAGCTTACAAAAAAGAGATGAAGCAGAGACTAATTATAAAAGTGCTAAGTCTAATGAAGATGTGGCTTATCAGCAATATAAAATAGCACTTGATGGAGCTACAAAAGAGACAAAAGAGGCATTAAGACAAAAAGAATTAGCCGCACTTGGCACACTTGATGAGGTAGAATCTTATGCAAAAGATACGCAAGCATTTTCTCCAATTAGTGGTGAAGTAAGCAATGTATTATTACATACAAATGAATTAGCCCCAAGTGGCTTTCCTGTCGTTCTGGTAGTAGATATTAATAATGCATATTTGAGATTTAGTGTAAGAGAGGATAAATTAGAAAGATTTAAGATTGGAAGTGAGTTTGAAGGATTTATCCCAGCTTTGAATAAAAATGTAAAGTTTAAAGTTAGATATATTTCATTGCTTGGAGAATTTGCTGTATGGAAAGCGGCAAATAAAGATAAAAGCTATGATATGAAATCATATGAAGTCGAAGCTTCTTTTGTAGAAAAGATTGATGGTTTTAGAGTTGGTATGAGTGTATTAATACCGCAAGATTGA
- a CDS encoding ABC transporter permease gives MLKILNLEIKKILQDRFLLFMYFIMPLFVGFFVYSTISKALIEDMPIGIIDLDNSSASRSLIFDVDSSSTIKITKQYSSIKEAKDDISTKEIYALLVIPKDFESDIKKYITPSVAIYYNTQLVFIAKNIQAALALVFKNKDITLNFARNIVDSKNTTLALGKSIEFIPKIISLYNPSSNFSQFLLTAILPCSWQLFIILCMISLIAYDRKDIGFIKGKVYKINAIYSHLGVKFLINTIIFFIWWLIMSYTFLSLDYQNGSFWILLINAIITILAYNSIGLFIYSLIGTHVRAISIAAFYAAPSLAFLGITYPLNSMDLFPTFWGSILPIMRYMQVYIQQANYSIEPLCSLRLIMQNLPFLLFGILGAMVYKKKNLS, from the coding sequence TTGCTAAAGATATTAAATTTAGAAATAAAGAAAATATTGCAAGATAGATTCTTGTTATTTATGTATTTTATTATGCCTTTATTTGTAGGTTTTTTTGTATATAGCACGATTTCTAAAGCTTTGATTGAAGATATGCCAATTGGTATTATTGATTTGGATAATTCATCGGCATCTAGAAGTTTGATATTTGATGTAGATTCTTCAAGCACTATTAAAATAACAAAACAATATAGTAGCATAAAAGAGGCAAAAGATGATATAAGCACAAAAGAAATATATGCCTTGCTTGTGATACCAAAAGATTTTGAAAGCGATATTAAAAAGTATATTACTCCTAGTGTTGCTATCTATTATAATACGCAATTAGTTTTTATTGCAAAAAATATACAAGCTGCTTTGGCTTTGGTATTTAAAAATAAAGATATTACATTAAATTTTGCAAGAAATATTGTAGATTCTAAAAACACCACTTTGGCACTTGGAAAAAGCATAGAATTCATACCAAAAATCATCTCTTTATATAATCCAAGTAGTAATTTTTCACAATTTTTATTAACAGCAATTCTGCCTTGCTCGTGGCAGCTTTTTATTATTCTTTGTATGATTTCATTAATTGCATATGATAGAAAAGATATTGGTTTTATAAAAGGTAAAGTCTATAAAATAAATGCTATATATAGTCATTTAGGTGTAAAATTTTTAATAAATACTATTATATTTTTTATTTGGTGGCTTATTATGAGCTATACATTCCTTTCACTAGATTATCAAAACGGAAGTTTTTGGATTCTATTAATTAATGCAATAATAACAATACTTGCATACAATAGTATAGGATTATTTATTTATTCTTTGATTGGAACGCATGTTAGGGCAATTAGTATCGCTGCTTTTTATGCTGCACCAAGCCTCGCATTTTTAGGTATTACTTATCCTTTAAATAGTATGGATTTATTTCCAACTTTTTGGGGCTCAATACTTCCTATAATGAGATATATGCAAGTCTATATACAACAAGCAAATTATTCCATAGAGCCACTTTGTAGCTTAAGATTAATAATGCAGAATCTTCCATTTTTGTTATTTGGAATCTTAGGTGCAATGGTATATAAAAAGAAGAATCTATCATGA
- a CDS encoding ABC transporter permease, which yields MIKLFDTIKSELKVILTSFSILTIIIGGNIIYAFFYPSPYLNDIVVKQKIAVVDDDRTNLSRDFIFAANASPKINITYNTTMQDAMNLITKQEIHGILYIPSGFEKDSITLSVPSVYYIADNSYFFIHSTIIEGLNNASSKLELDIKLMQSLYDNHINIEGKKIIDWQFIPLFNESVGYLNYVIAAILIFILHQTLIMSCGILCGIQNQQFSQGKRDYFCKVSPFFLINARVIVFCIIYAPLFLFYFGFIYDLYNITTLADYLQLILFGLTFISTTSAFGIFLGSIFNRMEYVPQIALVMSMPLLFALGFVWPVEMIPQWIKFFMWFVPITPSIDGFLKLNQMGADFHLLQFDFYHLIFLGVLYMFLAYFIIHFRFHRN from the coding sequence ATGATAAAGCTATTTGATACTATAAAATCAGAATTAAAGGTGATTCTAACGAGCTTTTCAATACTTACTATAATAATTGGTGGAAATATTATATATGCATTTTTTTATCCAAGTCCGTATCTAAATGATATTGTAGTAAAACAAAAAATTGCAGTAGTAGATGATGATAGGACAAATTTAAGTAGAGATTTTATATTTGCTGCAAATGCTTCACCAAAAATAAATATCACATATAATACCACGATGCAAGATGCAATGAATTTGATAACAAAACAAGAAATACATGGAATCTTATACATCCCAAGCGGATTTGAAAAAGATTCTATTACTCTATCGGTGCCAAGTGTGTATTATATCGCGGATAATTCATATTTTTTCATTCATAGCACTATTATAGAAGGATTAAATAATGCTTCTAGTAAGCTTGAATTAGATATCAAACTCATGCAATCCTTATATGACAATCACATTAATATAGAAGGTAAAAAAATAATAGATTGGCAATTTATACCATTATTTAATGAGAGTGTTGGATATTTAAATTATGTAATTGCAGCGATACTAATTTTTATACTTCATCAAACATTAATTATGTCATGTGGAATCTTATGTGGAATCCAAAATCAACAATTTTCTCAAGGTAAAAGAGATTATTTTTGTAAAGTAAGTCCATTTTTTTTAATCAATGCTAGAGTGATTGTATTTTGTATCATCTATGCACCTTTATTTTTGTTTTATTTCGGATTTATCTATGATTTATATAATATTACAACTCTTGCAGACTATTTGCAATTAATTTTATTTGGTTTGACTTTTATATCTACAACAAGTGCATTTGGTATATTTCTTGGTAGTATTTTTAATAGAATGGAATATGTTCCACAAATTGCACTTGTGATGAGTATGCCATTATTATTTGCACTTGGTTTTGTGTGGCCTGTAGAGATGATACCACAATGGATTAAGTTTTTTATGTGGTTTGTGCCTATTACACCTAGTATTGATGGATTTTTGAAGCTAAATCAAATGGGTGCAGATTTTCATCTTTTGCAATTTGATTTTTATCATTTAATATTTTTAGGTGTTTTGTATATGTTTTTAGCTTATTTTATTATTCATTTTAGATTCCATAGGAATTGA